A stretch of Henckelia pumila isolate YLH828 chromosome 4, ASM3356847v2, whole genome shotgun sequence DNA encodes these proteins:
- the LOC140860460 gene encoding cytochrome P450 71A1-like has protein sequence MSLNISSFNVIDVYLNIFIAGTDTSAFVITWAMTALIKAPTAMKKAHVEVRNLVGNRGAVNDDDIQNLPYLKALIKETMRLFPPAPLLVPRDTIEKCTLNGFEIQSETTVFVNVWAIGRDPEYWENASEFLPEIFLDSGIDYRGQDFGLILFGSGRRGCPDVLPGIAMHKKNALRLVAKSYI, from the exons ATGTCTCTTAACATTTCCTCTTTTAATGTCATCGACGTTTACTTGAACATATTCATAGCTGGAACAGACACAAGTGCATTCGTGATAACATGGGCGATGACAGCTCTAATTAAAGCTCCCACCGCCATGAAGAAAGCACATGTAGAAGTTCGAAACTTGGTAGGAAACAGAGGCGCGGTGAACGATGATGACATCCAAAACCTTCCTTACCTAAAAGCATTGATCAAAGAAACTATGAGACTGTTCCCACCAGCTCCCCTCCTAGTACCAAGAGATACCATAGAAAAATGTACTTTAAATGGTTTCGAAATTCAGTCGGAAACCACAGTTTTTGTGAATGTGTGGGCGATTGGAAGAGACCCCGAGTATTGGGAAAATGCAAGTGAGTTCTTGCCAGAAATATTTTTGGACAGCGGTATCGATTACAGAGGGCAAGATTTCGGGCTGATTCTGTTCGGCTCGGGTAGGAGAGGATGCCCCG ATGTGTTGCCTGGAATTGCCATGCACAAGAAAAATGCTCTTCGCCTTGTGGCCAAAAGCTACATTTGA
- the LOC140860459 gene encoding 6,7,8-trihydroxycoumarin synthase-like, with translation MLSYKGLDITFSLYNERWREMRKICLLHLFSLKQVNSFRPIREGEVSCMIKKISAQSSSGQIINLSDTVMFLSSSIINLSDTVMFLSSSIICRVAVGKRYEESRNGKSRFDELLKEAQELGAGLFVGDYFTTLGWIDKLSGMISRIEKICKDLDQFYQKLIDDHLNMNRPDSMNGDILDLLMSLRD, from the coding sequence ATGTTATCTTACAAAGGCTTGGATATCACATTCTCTTTGTATAATGAACGATGgagagaaatgagaaaaatatgTCTCCTCCATCTCTTTAGTTTAAAACAGGTCAATTCCTTCCGTCCCATCCGCGAAGGGGAGGTTTCTTGCATGATAAAAAAGATATCTGCACAATCCAGTTCAGGTCAGATTATAAACCTTAGTGACACTGTAATGTTTTTATCCAGCAGCATTATCAACCTTAGTGACACTGTAATGTTTTTATCCAGCAGCATTATCTGCAGGGTCGCGGTTGGGAAAAGGTACGAAGAATCAAGAAACGGGAAATCAAGATTCGATGAACTGCTCAAGGAAGCTCAAGAATTGGGAGCTGGATTATTTGTTGGAGACTACTTTACCACACTAGGTTGGATTGACAAGCTATCTGGGATGATTTCAAGGATCGAGAAGATTTGTAAGGACTTGGATCAATTCTATCAAAAACTAATTGATGATCATTTGAATATGAACCGGCCGGACTCGATGAATGGTGACATTCTTGATCTATTGATGAGTTTGAGAGACTAG